In Gymnogyps californianus isolate 813 chromosome 6, ASM1813914v2, whole genome shotgun sequence, a single window of DNA contains:
- the SYNPO2L gene encoding synaptopodin 2-like protein: MFKKRRQRAKKYTLVSFGSVDEDRSYEEEDGVFPTSESEFDEEGFSDARSLTNHSDWDNTYLDIEKSKSDSEQKEEKPKGLSEASGKGARLFEQQRERAGKYTVEKADSVPLSIHLEGVQVPSKQPATLPAQLLAPPSPTFFPPPPSTPDPFSASSTSMFNRSAQPFTPGFSGQRPATSSVIFRPSAPKKSSQSLGGQTTVVPPFSPLAPGTPANAPVPTHRGPVSSSTSLYIPAPGRPTPPLESQPRGGGSAPETKPSANTARTSTTSIFLSAPSKPGGEQPSPAVSPAMPRPPSEPLTSREQRIAVPAPRTGILQEARRRGNKKPMFSKIEEKKKNSPNPELLSLVQNLDEKPKGDHPGAGFESGPEEDFLSLGAEACNFMQSSGRKFKTPPPVAPKPQQQDAGLVNGAQDMPQLKGKGAALFAKRQSRMDKFVVETTRKPESKPRTPSPSPSLPSSWKYSPNIRAPPPIAYNPMHSPFYPLAATKSQASKAESKVKKAPGQKSGIKVIDLMRHQPYQLKSAMFCFGDPPSPSTQESPGQRAPQASSSFKAAKQVPVKTAKTQEIRRFSTPAPMPASSSLSPTVLVPRSATTLDEPVWRTEMASSAPATPAPFQVELSQSPKPYQSSPEPGQAGQGPSPNPASASRFQVARPKFSAARTGMQANVWRPSFGHH; this comes from the exons ATGTTCAAGAAGCGCAGGCAGAGGGCTAAGAAGTATACATTGGTAAGCTTTGGGAGCGTCGACGAAGACCGCTCCTACGAGGAGGAAGACGGAGTTTTTCCAACTAGTGAGTCTGAATTTGATGAGGAAGGTTTCTCTGATGCCCGAAGCCTAACTAATCACTCAGACTGGGACAACACTTACCTGGACATTGAAAAGTCCAAGTCTGACtctgaacagaaggaagagaagccAAAAGGTTTGAGTGAGGCCTCAGGTAAAGGAGCACGATTATTtgagcagcagagggaaagggcTGGGAAGTACACAGTCGAGAAA GCAGACAGCGTGCCCCTCAGCATCCACCTGGAAGGTGTGCAAGTGCCCAGCAAGCAGCCAGCCACcctccctgctcagctcctggctccccCTAGCCCCACTTTCTTCCCGCCTCCCCCAAGCACACCAGACCCCTTCTCTGCAAGCTCAACGAGCATGTTCAACAGGTCTGCACAGCCCTTTACTCCTGGCTTTTCTGGCCAACGCCCAGCAACATCCTCTGTCATCTTCAGGCCATCTGCACCCAAAAAATCTAGTCAAAGTCTGGGTGGGCAAACCACGGTGGTTCCCCCTTTCTCACCTCTGGCTCCAGGAACACCTGCCAATGCACCAGTGCCAACACACCGCGGTCCAGTCAGCTCCTCCACATCTCTGTATATTCCTGCACCAGGAAGGCCAACACCACCACTGGAGTCACAGCCAAGAGGGGGAGGAAGTGCTCCAGAGACTAAGCCTTCTGCCAACACTGCCCGGACATCCACCACCTCTATCTTTCTGTCAGCTCCCTCAAAGCCAGGAGGGGAG CAGCCTTCTCCTGCCGTCTCACCAGCAATGCCACGACCTCCTTCGGAGCCCTTAACCTCCAGGGAGCAGAGGATTGCCGTGCCTGCTCCCCGCACAGGCATCCTCCAGGAGGCTCGCCGGCGGGGCAACAAGAAACCCATGTTCAGTAAGAttgaggagaagaagaagaattcaCCCAACCCTGAGCTCCTGTCTCTGGTGCAGAACCTGGATGAGAAGCCGAAAGGTGACCACCCTGGGGCAGGCTTCGAGTCTGGGCCTGAGGAGGACTTCCTCAGCCTGGGTGCTGAGGCCTGCAACTTCATGCAGTCCTCTGGCCGCAAGTTCAAGACCCCACCTCCAGTGGCTCCTAAGCCTCAGCAGCAAGATGCTGGACTGGTAAATGGGGCCCAGGACATGCCTCAGCTTAAAGGCAAGGGGGCAGCACTCTTTGCCAAACGCCAGAGCCGCATGGACAAATTTGTGGTGGAGACAACACGGAAGCCAGAGTCCAAGCCCAGGaccccctctccttccccttctctacCTTCATCCTGGAAATATTCACCCAACATCCGGGCTCCCCCTCCAATCGCTTACAACCCAATGCATTCCCCTTTCTATCCCCTGGCAGCCACCAAATCTCAGGCTagcaaagcagagagcaaagTGAAAAAGGCACCTGGCCAGAAATCAGGGATCAAGGTCATTGATTTAATGCGCCACCAGCCCTATCAATTAAAGTCAGCCATGTTCTGTTTTGGGGATCCCCCAAGCCCCAGCACTCAGGAGTCTCCTGGTCAGCGAGCCCCGCAGGCTAGCTCGTCCTTCAAGGCAGCCAAGCAGGTCCCCGTGAAAACAGCCAAGACCCAGGAGATTCGTCGCTTCTCCACTCCGGCTCCCATGCCAGCCTCAAGCAGCCTGTCACCCACCGTGCTTGTGCCCCGCTCAGCCACCACGTTGGATGAGCCAGTGTGGAGAACAGAAATGGCCTCTTCTGCCCCCGCTACACCAGCGCCCTTCCAGGTGGagctcagccagtccccgaAGCCATACCAGAGCTCCCCAGAGCCTGGTCAGGCAGGCCAGGGGCCTTCTCCAAACCCAGCCTCAGCCTCTCGGTTTCAGGTGGCAAGGCCCAAGTTCTCAGCAGCGAGAACAGGGATGCAGGCCAATGTGTGGAGGCCAAGCTTTGGCCACCACTGA